In a single window of the Zea mays cultivar B73 chromosome 5, Zm-B73-REFERENCE-NAM-5.0, whole genome shotgun sequence genome:
- the LOC100502381 gene encoding uncharacterized protein LOC100502381 encodes MDSGIWASVWSFIKFLPFFFALLLLGIIKGALFGPWAWLVMTIGISALILGLWPMHVIWTYYCIIRTKMVGPVVKLLLLIVATAVLVIWLIIGVVGSILAGLAYGFLAPVMATFDAIGEGKENPLVHCFLDGTWSTITGSCTVVRDMKDMLVHSYFSIMDEVRLHAPPDGKPYEIRLLQIPGAIFAAACGLVVDAIMFTLIALYKFPVMLFKGWKRLIEDLIGREGPFLETACMPFAGLAILLWPFAVIGAFIASVICSVPFGVYAAVVVYQESSLFLGLSYAISSVSIFDEYTNDVLDMAPGSCFPRFKYRTNEASSHGGSLSRPASFKDKHDGKKAPQRVTSFKSSFDEFNPFKLLDHLFIECKHHGKDLVAEGVITPKDIEGTKAGKASTGVLNVGLPAYVILKALLRSAKANSDGLVLSNGSEITSDNRPTSKIFEWFFDPLMVIKDQIKAENFTEEEEAYLEKQVLLISDPKRIKENLIRLPPLSERKQAEIEAFARRLQGITKSISRYPTSKRRFDALVKALSEELARTMGGNQSANGSQVRKIRSGIVRMLSQRSLGKTTGIPGDDHEAQLTSDGFTS; translated from the exons ATGGATTCTGGGATTTGGGCATCTGTTTGGAGCTTCATCAAGTTCCTGCCTTTCTTCTTTGCGCTTCTCCTCCTGGGCATCATCAAAG GTGCTTTGTTTGGCCCATGGGCATGGCTTGTCATGACAATTGGAATTTCTGCACTTATTCTAGGCTTATGGCCTATGCATGTGATTTGGACATATTACTGCATCATCAG AACCAAGATGGTAGGACCGGTCGTAAAGTTGCTGCTTCTTATTGTTGCAACTGCGGTTTTGGTTATATGGCTAATAATTGGCGTCGTGGGAAGCATCCTTGCTGGTTTGGCCTATGGCTTTCTCGCACCAGTAATGGCTACATTTGATGCGATTGGGGAAGGAAAAGAAAATCCACTTGTTCACTGTTTTTTG GATGGAACATGGAGCACTATCACAGGAAGCTGTACAGTTGTCAGGGACATGAAAGACATGTTGGTACACTCATATTTTTCAATCATGGATGAAGTTCGTCTTCATGCACCACCCGACGGCAAGCCATATGAGATAAG ATTGCTACAAATTCCTGGTGCAATATTTGCTGCTGCTTGTGGGCTTGTAGTGGATGCAATAATGTTCACACTGATTGCCTTGTACAAGTTCCCCGTTATGCTATTCAAAGGATGGAAGCGGTTGATTGAAGATCTTATTGGCAGAGAAGGACCTTTTCTTGAGACAGCTTGCATGCCATTTGCTGGTCTTGCAATTCTTCTCTGGCCATTTGCAGTTATAGGAGCTTTTATAGCCTCTGTTATTTGCAGTGTTCCTTTTGGTGTATATGCTGCTGTGGTGGTTTATCAG GAATCCTCACTTTTCTTGGGACTGTCTTATGCAATATCATCAGTATCCATCTTTGATGAATATACAAATGACGTACTTGACATGGCACCAGGAtcttgctttcctag GTTTAAATATAGGACAAATGAAGCTTCCTCACATGGTGGCTCTCTCTCGAGACCCGCTTCATTCAAGGACAAGCATGATGGAAAGAAAGCCCCTCAGCGTGTAACATCATTTAAAAGTAGCTTTGATGAGTTCAATCCATTCAAG TTGCTAGATCACCTTTTCATAGAGTGTAAGCACCATGGCAAGGATCTGGTCGCTGAAGGAGTGATAACCCCAAAAGATATAGAAGGAACAAAGGCAGGCAAAGCCAGCACTGGGGTACTTAATGTTGGGTTACCAGCATATGTTATCCTTAAGGCACTCCTCCGATCTGCTAAAGCCAATTCTGATGGTCTCGTTCTAA GTAATGGATCTGAGATAACATCCGACAATAGGCCTACGAGTAAAATCTTTGAGTGGTTTTTTGACCCTCTGATGGTAATCAAAGATCAAATCAAAGCTGAAAACTTCACAGAAGAAGAGGAAGCATACCTTGAGAAGCAAGTGCTCTTGATTAGTGATCCAAAGCGCATCAAGGAGAATCTCATTCGGCTTCCACCATTGAGTGAGAGAAAACAAGCAGAAATAGAAGCATTTGCTCGAAG GTTGCAAGGGATCACAAAGTCGATATCAAGGTACCCCACATCCAAGCGTCGCTTCGACGCCCTTGTGAAGGCTCTTTCAGAAGAGCTTGCAAGGACAATGGGTGGTAATCAATCTGCCAATGGGTCTCAGGTCCGGAAGATAAGAAGTGGTATCGTCCGAATGCTTAGTCAGAGATCACTAGGGAAAACAACAGGCATCCCGGGCGATGATCATGAGGCTCAGCTAACAAGCGATGGTTTCACTTCATGA